One window of the Desulfovibrio sp. genome contains the following:
- a CDS encoding imidazoleglycerol-phosphate dehydratase, whose amino-acid sequence MSNTAPRTSTQERKSAETDIRLELNLDGQGITDVKTGFGLLDHMLTLTAFWGGMDLRLVCEGDMEVDAHHTTEDVGLLFGKALLEALGDRTGIARVGYGRVPMDEALAEATVDLSGRPWLEWRGGELLPPVLAGEEKDLWREFYKAIASSARCNLHVEFRYGQNGHHLLESAAKGLGLALAQAVRRNGTTIRSTKGGLD is encoded by the coding sequence ATGAGCAACACCGCACCCAGAACCTCCACACAGGAGCGTAAAAGTGCAGAAACCGACATCCGGCTTGAACTGAACCTTGACGGTCAGGGCATTACGGATGTGAAAACCGGTTTTGGTCTGCTCGACCACATGCTCACCCTTACTGCCTTTTGGGGTGGTATGGATCTGCGGCTGGTTTGCGAAGGCGACATGGAAGTGGACGCCCACCATACCACCGAAGACGTGGGCCTGCTGTTTGGCAAGGCCCTGCTCGAGGCCCTTGGCGACAGAACTGGCATTGCCAGGGTGGGCTATGGCCGCGTTCCCATGGACGAGGCGCTGGCCGAGGCTACCGTTGACCTTTCGGGCCGCCCCTGGCTTGAATGGCGCGGTGGCGAGCTGTTGCCCCCCGTGCTGGCAGGTGAAGAAAAAGACCTTTGGCGCGAATTTTACAAGGCCATTGCCAGCAGTGCCCGCTGTAACCTGCATGTGGAATTCCGCTATGGCCAGAACGGTCATCATCTGCTGGAATCGGCCGCCAAGGGGCTGGGGCTTGCCCTTGCCCAGGCAGTGCGCCGAAACGGCACAACTATCAGAAGCACCAAGGGAGGTCTTGATTGA
- the hisA gene encoding 1-(5-phosphoribosyl)-5-[(5-phosphoribosylamino)methylideneamino]imidazole-4-carboxamide isomerase, producing MILFPAVDIQDGKAVRLKQGRAHESTVFAEDPTDAAKAWEARGAQWLHVVDLDGAFDGAAKSREIVRRICNELSIPVQLGGGIRDMETARAYLDAGVTRLIIGTLALEQPELFAEMCRTFPGRVGVSLDAEGGKLKTRGWVADTGLTVDGALPRLLQDGAAFIIYTDIERDGMQCGVNVAALEHISRLSTVPVIAAGGVATLADVQKLYPLTLTTSLVGAVSGRALYEGTLNLEEANAWVAAQ from the coding sequence ATGATTCTGTTTCCCGCCGTAGACATTCAGGACGGTAAGGCCGTGCGTCTCAAGCAGGGCCGCGCCCACGAAAGCACGGTCTTTGCCGAAGACCCCACCGATGCCGCAAAAGCCTGGGAAGCCCGTGGCGCCCAGTGGCTGCATGTGGTTGACCTGGACGGCGCCTTTGACGGGGCAGCCAAAAGCCGCGAGATCGTGCGCCGTATCTGCAACGAGCTCAGCATTCCTGTGCAGCTTGGCGGCGGTATTCGCGATATGGAAACAGCCCGCGCCTACCTTGATGCGGGTGTTACGCGCCTGATCATCGGCACGCTGGCTCTGGAACAGCCCGAGCTTTTTGCCGAAATGTGCCGCACCTTTCCCGGGCGCGTTGGCGTTTCGCTTGATGCCGAAGGCGGCAAGCTCAAGACCCGTGGATGGGTGGCCGATACGGGCCTGACGGTGGACGGAGCCCTGCCCCGCCTGCTGCAGGACGGTGCGGCCTTTATCATCTACACCGATATCGAGCGCGACGGCATGCAGTGCGGCGTGAACGTGGCGGCGCTTGAACACATCTCGCGTCTTTCCACTGTGCCAGTCATTGCGGCTGGCGGCGTGGCAACCCTGGCTGACGTACAGAAGCTCTACCCCCTCACCCTCACAACAAGTCTGGTGGGCGCCGTGAGCGGCAGAGCACTGTACGAGGGCACCCTCAACCTTGAGGAAGCCAACGCCTGGGTTGCAGCCCAGTAA
- a CDS encoding multidrug efflux SMR transporter: protein MLTAKPYHWYCLLASIALEVGGTLIMKLAQGWAFAHAQLLGLIVMWLAIGLSYIFLSRAVTGIPVGVTFALWEGLGLTCITLGGIFFLEEAVTLNRALGLACVLGGALLVNHGTGHGKAHGTERTANSTATPTALTEGGN from the coding sequence ATGCTTACTGCAAAACCATACCACTGGTACTGTCTGCTTGCATCCATAGCCCTGGAGGTGGGTGGCACTCTGATCATGAAGCTGGCGCAGGGCTGGGCATTTGCCCATGCCCAGCTGCTTGGACTTATTGTCATGTGGCTGGCCATTGGCCTGTCATATATCTTTTTGTCACGTGCAGTTACAGGCATTCCTGTGGGTGTGACCTTTGCCCTCTGGGAGGGATTGGGCCTCACCTGCATAACCCTGGGCGGCATATTTTTTCTGGAAGAAGCAGTGACATTAAACCGCGCGCTGGGCCTTGCCTGTGTACTTGGAGGCGCGCTGCTGGTTAACCACGGAACTGGGCACGGAAAAGCTCACGGCACTGAACGCACCGCAAACAGCACAGCTACCCCCACCGCACTCACAGAAGGGGGCAACTGA
- a CDS encoding SMR family transporter: protein MDYANLFDNAALPLVLLAAALDVTANMLLVRSDSFRRRGLGLLALALVGLAFYCLSLAVCHMDLAVAYAMWGGFGVLGTSLGGWILLRQKLRPSAFAGIFLLVCGMVLLHSS from the coding sequence ATGGACTATGCAAACCTGTTTGACAATGCAGCCCTGCCCCTTGTCCTGCTGGCGGCAGCGCTCGATGTGACCGCCAACATGCTGCTGGTGCGCTCCGACAGTTTTCGCCGTCGGGGTCTTGGCCTGCTGGCTCTGGCGCTGGTGGGGCTGGCTTTCTATTGCCTTTCACTGGCAGTTTGTCATATGGATTTGGCCGTGGCTTATGCCATGTGGGGCGGTTTTGGCGTACTTGGCACATCGCTGGGCGGCTGGATTTTGCTGCGCCAAAAACTCCGGCCCAGCGCTTTTGCGGGCATCTTTCTGCTTGTGTGCGGCATGGTTTTGCTGCACTCAAGCTGA
- a CDS encoding histidine phosphatase family protein, protein MSGMWLVRHGCLPPNPERRMVGARDIPLSDAGRAQIRAMARQFVPELGQGVGAVICSDLDRCRETATLLLESLPATSKQGRPTLHVEPGLREICLGRWQGMTKAEIESAWPGAYAARGQDMAHYCPPEGESFMQAQRRALAALARWRRAYPCATLLVVSHAGIIGTLLAHYLALPLRHVLQIPQYYGCRAFVPEW, encoded by the coding sequence ATGAGCGGCATGTGGCTGGTAAGGCACGGCTGCCTGCCGCCCAACCCCGAGCGCCGCATGGTCGGCGCGCGTGATATTCCTTTAAGCGATGCGGGCCGCGCCCAGATACGCGCCATGGCGCGTCAGTTTGTGCCAGAACTGGGGCAGGGCGTGGGAGCAGTCATCTGCTCTGACCTTGACCGCTGCCGTGAAACAGCAACCCTGCTGCTTGAGAGCCTGCCTGCAACCAGCAAACAGGGCAGACCCACCCTGCATGTGGAGCCCGGTTTGCGCGAGATATGCCTTGGCCGCTGGCAGGGCATGACCAAGGCAGAAATTGAAAGCGCATGGCCCGGTGCATACGCCGCCCGTGGGCAGGACATGGCCCATTATTGCCCCCCGGAGGGGGAAAGTTTTATGCAGGCGCAGCGCAGGGCTCTGGCGGCGCTGGCGCGCTGGCGCAGGGCATACCCTTGCGCCACCCTGCTTGTGGTTTCGCACGCAGGCATCATTGGCACGCTGCTGGCCCATTACCTTGCCCTGCCGCTCAGGCACGTGCTGCAGATACCACAATACTATGGTTGCCGGGCCTTTGTGCCTGAATGGTAG
- a CDS encoding DVU_1551 family NTP transferase, with protein sequence METAVIVLAAGMASRMGAAKALLSLPLLPDGGHCPALRGLVKQYRSAGVQRVVVVSGYHADVVEGEAVALGLKAVRNPDPQQGMFSSVRTGVAALTQSGFDGYFFVQPVDIPLVRPLTLRALCEAAEQEEAGRAAEQAVSGKAAPLPVLIPAFDGQEGHPPLVPMHLAPRILAHTGQNGLRGALEGASLRHVPVPDAMILEDMDTPDDYARLRFLALERQMLSPIEAESLLHLYNVPEKGLRHARAVGAVACCLAEALAHAREIAGYDAGVDPRWALAGGLLHDLCKGQPRHEEAVGELLRQLDLPGMARLVQDHRDLSLPGDEPITERELIYLADKYCYGGSFVPIERRFGNKLDAYAQDAAACEAIQGRLARAKKMEERLAREIGRDPALVAERALKRNCGAAQVNAA encoded by the coding sequence ATGGAAACTGCCGTTATCGTTCTTGCCGCTGGCATGGCTTCACGCATGGGTGCGGCCAAGGCGCTGCTTTCACTGCCCTTGCTGCCCGATGGGGGGCACTGCCCGGCCCTGCGGGGGTTGGTCAAACAGTACCGGTCTGCGGGTGTGCAGCGCGTGGTGGTGGTCAGCGGTTATCACGCCGACGTTGTGGAAGGCGAGGCTGTGGCGCTGGGGCTGAAGGCGGTTCGCAATCCTGATCCCCAGCAGGGCATGTTTTCGTCTGTGCGAACTGGCGTGGCGGCCCTGACGCAGAGCGGTTTTGACGGATATTTCTTTGTACAGCCGGTGGATATTCCGCTGGTGCGCCCCCTGACCCTGCGGGCCCTGTGCGAGGCGGCTGAGCAGGAGGAGGCTGGTCGCGCGGCGGAACAGGCCGTGAGCGGCAAGGCGGCACCGTTGCCGGTGCTGATCCCCGCCTTTGACGGGCAGGAGGGGCATCCCCCGCTTGTTCCCATGCATCTCGCCCCGCGCATTCTGGCTCACACCGGACAAAACGGCCTGCGCGGCGCGCTTGAAGGCGCGTCCCTGCGTCATGTGCCAGTGCCCGATGCCATGATTCTGGAAGACATGGACACCCCCGACGATTATGCCCGCCTGCGGTTCCTCGCCCTTGAGCGGCAAATGCTCTCGCCAATAGAAGCCGAATCGTTGCTGCATCTGTACAACGTGCCGGAAAAAGGCCTGCGTCATGCCCGCGCTGTGGGTGCTGTGGCCTGTTGTCTGGCCGAAGCCCTGGCGCACGCCCGCGAAATTGCCGGGTATGATGCTGGTGTGGATCCGCGCTGGGCGCTGGCTGGCGGTCTGCTGCACGACCTCTGCAAGGGGCAGCCCCGCCATGAAGAGGCCGTGGGCGAATTGCTGCGTCAACTTGATCTGCCGGGCATGGCGCGGCTGGTGCAGGACCACCGTGATCTTTCCTTGCCGGGCGATGAACCTATCACCGAGCGCGAGCTGATCTATCTGGCCGACAAATATTGTTACGGTGGCAGTTTTGTGCCCATCGAACGCCGTTTTGGCAACAAGCTTGATGCGTACGCGCAGGATGCTGCGGCCTGTGAGGCCATTCAGGGTCGTCTGGCCCGCGCCAAAAAAATGGAAGAACGCCTTGCGCGTGAAATTGGCAGGGATCCCGCCCTTGTGGCTGAGCGGGCGTTGAAACGAAACTGCGGCGCAGCGCAGGTTAATGCCGCATGA
- a CDS encoding DVU_1553 family AMP-dependent CoA ligase, giving the protein MRAKIDACFGSCPLDVWLAVQCGATASCELPEKLAQMQLRLLRSTVEQAMRGAFYATRLQGRVSEFTRLEDLTRLPFTTAEDLRNWGDFLCVSQGDVQRMVTLHTSGTTGQPKRLAFTDADLARTRDFFAVGMSQLVRAGQRLAVLLPGAERPDGVADLLRQALVSAGVEVVAPPAQVHMSSQPGESLVQWIEQAEAHCLVAAPAQLACLLGWFFSAGPKKIAGVLSSAEPLDVALGQSLRQVWQCEVLDHYGLTETAYGGAVECAAHNGFHVRELDVLIEIVDISGHKVLPVGEAGEVVITTLQREAMPLVRYRTGDVARLLPGPCDCGSPLLRLGPVLGRIERPAGASPRIVCPSKGRGWQIPDLSDLH; this is encoded by the coding sequence ATGAGGGCAAAAATTGACGCGTGTTTTGGTTCGTGCCCGCTGGATGTCTGGCTGGCAGTGCAGTGCGGCGCAACCGCCAGCTGTGAACTGCCCGAAAAACTGGCGCAAATGCAGTTGCGCCTTTTGCGTAGCACCGTAGAGCAGGCCATGCGCGGGGCCTTTTACGCAACGCGTTTGCAGGGCCGTGTCAGCGAGTTTACGAGGCTGGAAGACCTGACGCGCCTGCCCTTTACTACGGCCGAAGACCTGCGCAACTGGGGTGATTTTTTGTGTGTTTCGCAGGGTGACGTGCAGCGCATGGTAACCCTGCACACTTCAGGCACCACAGGTCAGCCCAAGCGGCTCGCCTTTACGGATGCAGATCTTGCGCGTACGCGCGATTTTTTTGCTGTGGGTATGAGCCAGCTCGTGCGGGCAGGGCAGCGTCTGGCCGTGCTGCTGCCGGGCGCGGAACGGCCAGACGGTGTGGCCGATCTGCTGCGGCAGGCCCTTGTCAGCGCCGGAGTGGAGGTGGTGGCTCCGCCAGCGCAGGTGCATATGTCCAGTCAGCCAGGTGAATCCCTTGTCCAATGGATAGAGCAGGCCGAAGCGCATTGCCTTGTGGCTGCCCCGGCACAGCTGGCCTGTCTGCTCGGGTGGTTTTTCTCTGCCGGGCCAAAAAAAATTGCGGGCGTGCTTTCCAGCGCCGAGCCTCTGGATGTCGCGCTTGGGCAAAGCCTGCGCCAGGTCTGGCAGTGCGAGGTTCTGGATCACTACGGCCTTACGGAAACAGCCTACGGCGGCGCGGTAGAATGTGCCGCGCACAATGGTTTTCATGTGCGGGAGCTGGACGTTCTGATAGAAATAGTAGATATATCGGGGCATAAGGTTTTGCCCGTAGGAGAGGCTGGCGAGGTGGTCATAACCACCCTGCAGCGCGAGGCCATGCCGCTGGTGCGCTACCGCACTGGTGATGTGGCCCGCCTGTTGCCCGGCCCCTGCGACTGTGGCAGCCCCCTGCTCAGGCTTGGGCCTGTGCTTGGGCGCATCGAGCGCCCTGCGGGAGCAAGCCCGCGCATTGTTTGCCCCAGCAAGGGCAGGGGATGGCAAATCCCTGATTTATCGGACCTGCACTAA
- the trsS gene encoding radical SAM (seleno)protein TrsS, with protein sequence MILRRTQSLCPECLRRVEASYVYSATDAHTVVLRKTCPDHGTFSVPVWRESGEGAAATPPFASWSRPKNPSYPVNPRTPIRDGCPYDCGLCPAHAQHTCTGLFEVTKRCDMACPVCYAQAGSVSNPLRSEADDISLDVIAMQMDVLKGASGPCNVQISGGEPTVRDDLPQIIGLARQRGFGLVQVNTNGLRLARQQGYARSLRDAGLDSVYLQWDGVRESSFMALRSRECLEFKRRAVSNCADAGLGVVLVATVVRGVNDGELGDLLRLALDMGPAVRGLHIQPAAFFGRYPWQLEEAPRLTLPDVMAALARQAPELVSPSHLHPPGCENELCSFSAVYRRVQHNGKPGLQWLSDAGQSCCSPAPQTVGASVPPPAEEGARKAKQFVAMHWKGDDTAGESRVSPNSGADGFSRFLAHAGAEQRFTLSSMAFQDALSLDLDRVRGCCIHVVRPDGRMIPFCLHNLTASNGTRLYGEQP encoded by the coding sequence ATGATCCTGCGCCGCACCCAAAGCCTCTGCCCCGAGTGTTTGCGGCGGGTAGAGGCCAGCTATGTGTATTCGGCCACAGATGCCCATACCGTTGTACTGCGTAAAACCTGCCCTGACCACGGCACGTTCAGTGTGCCTGTGTGGCGCGAATCCGGCGAGGGTGCGGCAGCCACGCCGCCCTTTGCGAGCTGGTCGCGCCCCAAAAATCCCTCCTATCCGGTCAATCCCCGCACTCCCATCCGCGATGGCTGTCCCTATGACTGCGGGCTTTGCCCCGCGCACGCCCAGCATACCTGCACGGGCCTGTTTGAGGTCACCAAGCGCTGCGACATGGCCTGCCCCGTGTGCTACGCACAGGCGGGGTCAGTGTCGAATCCCCTACGCAGCGAGGCCGACGATATCTCGCTGGATGTCATCGCCATGCAGATGGATGTTCTCAAGGGGGCGTCCGGCCCGTGCAACGTGCAGATTTCTGGCGGCGAACCCACCGTGCGCGACGACCTGCCCCAAATCATAGGCTTGGCGCGTCAACGCGGCTTTGGTCTGGTGCAGGTCAATACCAACGGGCTGAGGCTCGCGCGCCAGCAGGGCTATGCCCGCAGCCTGCGCGATGCCGGGCTTGATTCGGTCTATCTGCAATGGGATGGCGTACGTGAAAGCAGTTTTATGGCCCTGCGCAGCAGGGAATGCCTCGAATTCAAGCGCCGCGCGGTGAGCAATTGCGCCGATGCCGGGCTTGGCGTGGTGCTTGTGGCAACCGTGGTGCGCGGCGTCAACGATGGTGAGCTGGGCGACCTGTTGCGACTGGCGCTGGATATGGGGCCTGCGGTGCGGGGGCTGCACATTCAGCCCGCTGCATTTTTTGGCCGCTACCCCTGGCAACTGGAAGAAGCACCGCGTCTTACCTTGCCCGATGTGATGGCCGCGCTGGCGCGACAGGCTCCGGAACTGGTCAGCCCAAGCCATCTGCACCCGCCGGGGTGTGAAAACGAACTGTGTTCTTTCAGTGCCGTTTACCGTCGTGTGCAGCATAACGGCAAACCGGGGCTGCAATGGTTGTCCGATGCCGGGCAGTCGTGTTGCTCGCCTGCGCCGCAGACAGTGGGGGCAAGCGTGCCGCCACCCGCCGAAGAGGGCGCGCGCAAGGCAAAGCAGTTTGTGGCCATGCACTGGAAGGGCGACGATACCGCAGGCGAAAGCCGTGTTTCCCCAAATTCCGGCGCAGACGGCTTTAGCCGCTTTCTGGCCCACGCCGGGGCAGAACAACGCTTTACGCTCTCGTCCATGGCCTTTCAGGATGCCCTGAGCCTCGACCTTGACCGTGTTCGGGGCTGCTGCATCCATGTGGTGCGGCCTGATGGCCGCATGATTCCATTTTGCCTGCACAATCTTACGGCCAGCAACGGCACGCGCCTGTATGGTGAACAGCCATGA
- a CDS encoding DVU_1555 family C-GCAxxG-C-C protein, giving the protein MNPMMMELLPLVHQGYCCSQLLLLLMLQAQDRQNPGVVRAAQGLCHGIGQSDGPCGLLTGGACALALAAGKGAEDETAHPMLTPLLNDYASWFYDRTEAYGGQRCGQIAAGLGATSGVAGEQPNPVACGDLLAECWGKIMELVQSYELDLTEKA; this is encoded by the coding sequence ATGAATCCCATGATGATGGAACTGCTGCCCCTGGTGCATCAGGGCTATTGTTGCAGCCAGTTGCTGCTTCTGCTCATGCTTCAGGCGCAGGACAGGCAGAATCCCGGCGTGGTACGCGCCGCGCAGGGACTGTGCCACGGCATCGGCCAGTCTGACGGCCCCTGCGGCCTGCTGACCGGCGGTGCTTGTGCTTTGGCGCTGGCCGCTGGCAAGGGCGCAGAGGACGAAACCGCGCACCCCATGCTTACCCCCCTGCTCAACGATTATGCCAGCTGGTTTTATGACCGCACAGAGGCTTACGGCGGGCAGCGTTGCGGGCAGATAGCGGCTGGCTTGGGCGCTACTTCTGGCGTAGCGGGCGAGCAGCCCAATCCCGTGGCCTGTGGCGACCTGCTGGCCGAATGCTGGGGAAAAATCATGGAACTGGTTCAGAGTTACGAGCTGGATCTCACGGAAAAAGCATGA
- the trsM gene encoding DVU_1556 family methyltransferase, which yields MSALWERPDFRRAAGDAWRPGGVVLTCRALDRCAASGWLRPGGLVLDMGSGAGATLRLLAERGYSAVGLDKYAGAERLAGEDLGITCALVRADLTRPPLAGACADCVLCECVLSLLADPLVTLKAAFAALRSGGVLVVSDLMLRQGYAQTSADSSLGGVGSSCLAGARGEAGWRGLMEAAGFTIVHFEDNSRALVELAARMVWYGDASTGQGRGCACEGHTPGNALRAFGYGLWIARKETL from the coding sequence GTGAGCGCACTCTGGGAACGGCCCGATTTTCGGCGCGCCGCAGGTGATGCGTGGCGGCCCGGTGGCGTGGTGCTGACCTGCCGCGCGCTCGACAGGTGCGCGGCCAGCGGCTGGCTGCGGCCCGGCGGGCTGGTGCTTGATATGGGCAGCGGGGCAGGGGCCACGTTGCGCCTGCTGGCAGAGCGGGGCTACAGCGCTGTGGGGCTGGACAAATATGCCGGGGCAGAGCGGCTGGCTGGCGAAGATTTGGGCATTACTTGCGCCCTTGTGCGCGCGGACCTTACGCGTCCACCTCTGGCAGGGGCCTGCGCAGACTGTGTGCTGTGCGAATGCGTGCTCTCTTTGCTGGCAGACCCCCTTGTGACCTTAAAGGCGGCCTTTGCGGCCTTGCGGTCCGGCGGTGTGCTGGTGGTCAGCGATCTTATGCTGCGGCAGGGGTACGCGCAGACCTCGGCGGATTCCAGCCTTGGGGGAGTTGGTTCTTCGTGCCTTGCGGGCGCGCGGGGCGAAGCTGGCTGGCGCGGGCTCATGGAAGCTGCGGGCTTTACAATCGTGCATTTTGAGGACAACAGCCGCGCGCTGGTGGAACTGGCCGCGCGCATGGTCTGGTACGGCGATGCATCCACCGGGCAGGGCAGGGGCTGCGCCTGCGAAGGCCACACCCCCGGCAACGCCTTGCGCGCCTTTGGCTACGGCCTGTGGATCGCCCGAAAGGAGACGCTATGA
- a CDS encoding DVU_1557 family redox protein — MSMGPNYGPDGGQWVCGRCRVALEQVKVPVFYLNSAFDVFLPRCPKCGLTQVPKSLAEGKMLEVEALLEDK, encoded by the coding sequence ATGAGCATGGGGCCAAATTACGGGCCGGATGGCGGCCAATGGGTATGCGGACGTTGTCGTGTTGCCCTTGAGCAGGTGAAGGTTCCCGTATTTTATCTCAACAGCGCTTTTGACGTATTTTTGCCGCGCTGCCCCAAGTGCGGGCTCACTCAGGTTCCCAAATCTCTGGCAGAGGGCAAGATGCTTGAGGTGGAAGCCCTGCTGGAAGACAAGTGA
- a CDS encoding pyridine nucleotide-disulfide oxidoreductase/dicluster-binding protein, with protein sequence MMDQQRLHEIESHCTQESPPRCRVACPFDLDVRTFMARMAEGKQGEARKVLERHLPLPGIIARICDHPCENACLRQDLGGSVAMHGIELACMLAVGPQGRPLPLPPKKFRMAIMGAGLAGLAAAWDLSRKAYPVTVFHAGAPAEFLLARHAALAAAPDAAGITKDFAAEDFESLTRQKVVFEQATLDAPLLEKLAVEYNAVLVDADAVLAAAPDLIPAEAQIDAETLLWRDNICCAGWPVSTPTGHVFASASRQAGQGRHAAQTMERVTSGVSLTAARDKSQGPLHTDVTGINPVPRVEAARQAGNALAEPLYSAEEAVREAERCLQCQCMICVRECVYLQKYKGYPRLYARQIHNNASIVKGLHTANAVINGCALCGQCEELCPENFSMSELCLSAREDMVERGFMPPTAHEFALEDMESASGAECALVLPPPAAQGATGAHGAVSHLFFPGCQLAAARVEQTVDLYDLLRAKLGTADGQGVGVMLSCCGIPARWAGRSALFSEHMETIRQAWQGLGKPRIVAACSSCLAALREGLPEAQTVSVWEVLDGLAQDWLAATPISKDLPQIFSIQDPCTARHDKAWLAAVRSLAGKCGATVEEPRLSGASTACCGYGGLVWCAQPQTAKAMSDHRAAQLEHPGLASCIMCRDRMAASGKECWHMLDLLLPQSGNAEFAKGQSGAVPGPGLSARRANRAALRRILLEKYGSMYGLNSATFTAPDHAGKRRVLVSPNALARMEERHILLSDVEGAVAGAEASGHWFENLENGHRLGSWRPRKVTFWVEYQPQGEGFILHDAWCHRMVVPGSGGQEAVDVINSHQCCTDGQRVGQNLGQNPGSRSGQSGVQGGGQS encoded by the coding sequence ATGATGGACCAACAACGTCTGCACGAAATAGAGTCGCACTGCACGCAGGAAAGCCCGCCCCGTTGCCGGGTGGCCTGCCCCTTTGATCTGGATGTGCGAACCTTTATGGCCCGCATGGCCGAGGGCAAGCAGGGCGAGGCCCGCAAGGTGCTTGAGCGGCATCTGCCCTTGCCCGGCATAATCGCCCGTATCTGCGACCACCCCTGCGAAAATGCCTGCCTGCGGCAGGATCTTGGCGGCAGCGTGGCCATGCACGGGATTGAGCTTGCATGTATGCTGGCTGTGGGGCCGCAGGGCCGTCCTCTGCCCCTGCCGCCCAAAAAATTTCGTATGGCGATTATGGGTGCAGGATTGGCGGGGCTTGCGGCGGCGTGGGATCTCTCGCGCAAGGCCTATCCCGTAACGGTATTTCACGCGGGCGCACCTGCGGAATTTTTGCTGGCCCGCCACGCGGCGCTGGCTGCCGCACCTGATGCCGCAGGCATCACCAAGGATTTTGCGGCAGAAGATTTTGAAAGCCTCACCCGCCAAAAGGTAGTTTTTGAACAGGCAACGTTGGATGCGCCCCTGCTGGAAAAGCTGGCGGTGGAATACAATGCAGTGCTGGTGGACGCCGACGCTGTGTTGGCGGCAGCGCCCGACCTGATACCGGCCGAGGCCCAGATTGATGCCGAGACCCTGCTGTGGCGTGACAATATCTGTTGCGCTGGCTGGCCTGTCAGCACCCCCACGGGGCATGTTTTCGCCTCTGCCTCGCGTCAGGCAGGGCAGGGGCGGCACGCGGCCCAGACCATGGAGCGCGTGACCAGCGGTGTTTCACTCACCGCGGCGCGCGACAAATCGCAGGGACCGCTGCACACCGATGTTACGGGTATAAACCCCGTACCGCGCGTGGAGGCGGCACGGCAAGCTGGCAATGCCCTTGCGGAGCCTCTGTATTCGGCAGAGGAGGCCGTTCGCGAGGCAGAGCGCTGCCTGCAATGCCAGTGCATGATCTGCGTGCGCGAATGCGTGTACCTGCAAAAATACAAGGGGTATCCTCGACTTTACGCGCGCCAGATCCACAATAATGCCTCCATCGTCAAAGGCCTGCACACGGCCAATGCCGTCATTAACGGCTGCGCCCTGTGCGGTCAGTGCGAGGAGCTTTGCCCGGAGAATTTTTCCATGTCCGAGCTCTGCCTTTCCGCACGCGAAGATATGGTGGAGCGCGGCTTTATGCCGCCCACTGCGCACGAATTTGCGCTGGAAGATATGGAGAGCGCCAGCGGGGCCGAATGCGCGCTGGTGCTGCCGCCCCCGGCTGCCCAAGGTGCAACCGGGGCCCACGGCGCGGTATCTCATCTGTTTTTTCCCGGCTGTCAGCTGGCTGCGGCACGGGTAGAACAAACCGTCGATCTGTACGACCTGCTGCGCGCAAAGCTTGGCACGGCAGATGGGCAGGGCGTGGGCGTAATGCTCTCGTGCTGCGGTATTCCTGCCCGCTGGGCCGGTCGGTCGGCCCTGTTCAGCGAGCACATGGAAACAATCCGTCAGGCCTGGCAGGGGCTGGGCAAGCCACGCATTGTGGCGGCCTGTTCCTCATGTCTTGCGGCCCTGCGCGAAGGCCTGCCCGAAGCGCAGACCGTATCTGTGTGGGAAGTGCTGGACGGTTTGGCGCAGGATTGGCTTGCTGCCACGCCCATTTCAAAAGATCTGCCCCAAATATTTTCCATTCAGGATCCCTGCACTGCGCGGCACGACAAGGCATGGCTTGCTGCTGTGCGCAGTCTTGCGGGAAAGTGCGGGGCCACGGTTGAGGAACCCCGCCTCAGCGGAGCCTCCACGGCCTGCTGCGGTTACGGTGGCCTTGTGTGGTGCGCCCAGCCGCAGACGGCAAAAGCCATGAGCGACCACCGGGCGGCCCAGCTTGAGCACCCCGGTCTTGCCTCGTGCATCATGTGCCGCGACCGTATGGCGGCCAGCGGCAAGGAATGCTGGCATATGCTCGACTTGCTTTTGCCGCAGTCTGGCAATGCAGAATTTGCAAAGGGACAGTCGGGCGCAGTTCCCGGCCCCGGTCTTTCGGCCCGGCGGGCCAACCGCGCGGCCCTGCGCCGCATTCTGCTGGAAAAATACGGCAGCATGTATGGACTGAACAGCGCTACCTTTACCGCACCAGACCACGCGGGCAAGCGTAGGGTGCTGGTAAGCCCCAACGCCTTGGCGCGCATGGAAGAACGGCATATTCTGCTTTCAGACGTGGAAGGAGCCGTGGCGGGGGCCGAGGCCAGCGGCCACTGGTTTGAAAATCTGGAAAACGGCCACCGGCTTGGTTCGTGGCGACCCAGAAAGGTAACTTTCTGGGTGGAATACCAGCCGCAGGGCGAGGGCTTTATCCTGCACGATGCATGGTGTCACCGTATGGTGGTGCCGGGTTCTGGCGGGCAGGAGGCCGTGGATGTCATCAACAGCCACCAGTGTTGTACCGATGGTCAGAGGGTTGGCCAGAATCTTGGGCAGAATCCGGGCTCCCGGAGCGGACAATCTGGCGTGCAGGGAGGTGGACAGTCATGA